One Spiribacter halobius DNA segment encodes these proteins:
- a CDS encoding ABC transporter permease has translation MAAGSRLPPRALLLTVAPAAAWIGFFLVLPSIYLVTIAFLSAGPYGLPTPPPSLEAFRELAGFGFLGWSPGNLYTLLRSLWQTVLATALVTVIAYPIAYFITTFPPERRPILLLLVVVPSWTNQVIRTFGWMNLLAPDTPLADAAAFLGFVAPELGLFPSRFAVVLGLVYNFLPFMVLPLYAAFEKLDHAQVEAASDLYARPVDVFRHAVLPQTLPGLMAGVVLVSIPAFGMYVIPELLGGGNSYMLGNLVARQFSGGSNWPLGAAGALLMIAATLIGLQVLRRLGRRLGGGEEVVL, from the coding sequence ATGGCCGCGGGCTCCCGACTGCCACCGCGCGCGCTGCTGCTCACCGTGGCCCCGGCGGCGGCGTGGATCGGCTTCTTTCTGGTGCTGCCGAGCATCTATCTCGTGACCATCGCCTTCCTGTCGGCCGGGCCCTACGGCCTGCCGACACCGCCGCCGAGCCTCGAGGCGTTCCGGGAGCTCGCCGGCTTCGGCTTCCTCGGCTGGAGCCCGGGGAATCTCTACACCCTGCTGCGCTCGCTCTGGCAGACGGTGCTGGCGACGGCGCTGGTGACGGTGATCGCCTATCCGATCGCCTACTTCATCACCACCTTCCCGCCGGAGCGCCGCCCCATCCTGCTGCTGCTGGTGGTGGTGCCGTCCTGGACCAACCAGGTGATCCGCACCTTCGGCTGGATGAATCTGCTGGCGCCGGATACCCCGCTGGCGGATGCGGCGGCATTCCTCGGCTTCGTTGCCCCGGAGCTCGGGCTGTTCCCCTCGCGCTTCGCGGTGGTGCTGGGGCTTGTGTACAACTTCCTGCCGTTCATGGTGCTGCCGCTCTACGCCGCCTTCGAGAAGCTGGACCATGCCCAGGTGGAGGCCGCCAGCGACCTCTACGCGCGGCCGGTGGACGTCTTCCGCCATGCGGTGCTGCCCCAGACCCTGCCCGGGCTCATGGCCGGGGTGGTGCTGGTGTCGATCCCGGCCTTCGGCATGTACGTCATTCCCGAGCTCCTCGGCGGCGGCAACTCCTACATGCTGGGCAACCTGGTGGCGAGGCAGTTCTCCGGCGGCTCCAACTGGCCGCTGGGGGCGGCGGGAGCGCTGCTGATGATCGCGGCCACGCTCATCGGCCTGCAGGTGCTCCGCCGTCTCGGCCGGCGGCTCGGCGGCGGCGAGGAGGTGGTGCTGTGA
- a CDS encoding ABC transporter ATP-binding protein produces MRAETQEVAARTVDEATAEPARTARRAASSIRLEGLRKQFGADAVALDGVDLAIEAGEFFTLLGPSGCGKTTLLRILAGLEHADAGTVSVGGAPVTDIPPHRRSVNTVFQSYALFPHLDVAENIGFGLRMRGQPRAERERRVTEIAELIRIRELLGRRVGQLSGGQSQRVALARALINEPDVLLLDEPLSALDAGLRGELQVELLRLQRRVGMTFVFVTHDQQEAMVMSDRLAVLQAGRVQQVGSPQAVYEQPANLFVARFMGHSNLFPAERRSDGGVALPFVTLAAPVAGEGRHALLRPETLDIGPAAEGAENRFAGEVVERLYRGSVAEYQVDCDGERVTLIRHNRGQGLYGVGERVTLGVASSDVRLLGQDGGEG; encoded by the coding sequence ATGAGAGCGGAGACGCAAGAGGTCGCGGCGCGGACCGTCGACGAGGCCACCGCGGAACCGGCACGTACGGCCCGGCGCGCGGCCTCCAGCATTCGCCTCGAGGGGCTGCGCAAGCAGTTCGGGGCGGACGCCGTGGCGCTGGACGGGGTCGACCTCGCCATCGAGGCCGGCGAGTTCTTCACCCTGCTCGGCCCCTCAGGTTGCGGCAAGACCACGCTCCTGCGCATCCTCGCCGGCCTCGAGCATGCCGACGCCGGTACCGTCAGTGTTGGCGGCGCACCGGTGACCGACATTCCGCCTCACCGGCGCAGCGTCAACACCGTGTTCCAGTCCTACGCCCTGTTCCCGCATCTCGATGTCGCCGAGAACATCGGCTTCGGCCTGCGCATGCGGGGGCAGCCGCGGGCGGAGCGGGAGCGCCGGGTGACGGAGATCGCCGAGCTGATCCGCATCCGCGAGCTGCTCGGCCGGCGCGTCGGCCAGCTCTCCGGCGGCCAGAGCCAGCGCGTGGCCCTGGCCCGGGCGCTGATCAACGAGCCCGACGTGCTGCTGCTGGACGAGCCCCTCTCGGCGCTGGACGCCGGGCTGCGCGGCGAGTTGCAGGTGGAGCTGCTGCGCCTGCAGCGCCGTGTGGGCATGACCTTCGTCTTCGTGACCCACGATCAGCAGGAGGCGATGGTCATGAGCGACCGCCTGGCCGTGCTGCAGGCCGGGCGCGTGCAGCAGGTAGGCTCGCCCCAGGCCGTCTACGAGCAGCCGGCGAATCTCTTCGTCGCCCGCTTCATGGGCCACAGCAACCTGTTTCCCGCGGAGCGGCGCAGCGATGGCGGCGTGGCGCTGCCCTTCGTCACCCTGGCCGCGCCGGTGGCCGGCGAGGGCCGGCACGCGCTGCTGCGCCCTGAGACGCTGGATATCGGCCCCGCCGCGGAGGGCGCGGAGAACCGCTTCGCCGGCGAGGTGGTGGAGCGCCTCTACCGCGGCAGCGTGGCCGAGTACCAGGTGGACTGCGACGGCGAGCGGGTGACCCTGATCCGCCACAACCGGGGCCAGGGGCTCTACGGCGTCGGTGAGCGGGTGACGCTGGGTGTGGCCAGCAGCGACGTCCGGCTGCTCGGCCAGGACGGGGGCGAGGGCTAG
- a CDS encoding ABC transporter substrate-binding protein, with protein MRYPSVTVAAAISALLAAGTAVAQDEERKLYIFNWSQYMDPEIIEQFEAEYDVDVVENFFNSNAEMFSKMQAGGASQYDVVMPSNYFIPRLVDSGLIQPLDHSQIPNMDNLSPKFRDPSYDPGNEYSAAYQWGTTGIVYRTDTIPDAPESWSILFDPELNPNQPFALMGGEGNPTVASACAYLGHGYRCTDREQWTEAARLLLETKRRDNFSGFEDGTPQLQQIARGVIHAGMTYNGDYVYYRSEDPEAYANTSYIIPEEGAEIWVDNMVIPSEAPNPELAHTFINYILDAEIGAQLSNWTYYSSPNRAALPMLEPLLQEPPSTPTEEEMARLEFIPILQGEDLRVFQQIWSEVLSR; from the coding sequence ATGCGATACCCAAGCGTAACCGTCGCCGCCGCCATCTCGGCCCTGCTCGCCGCCGGAACCGCCGTGGCCCAGGACGAGGAACGCAAGCTCTATATCTTCAACTGGTCCCAGTACATGGATCCGGAGATCATCGAGCAGTTCGAGGCCGAGTATGACGTCGACGTGGTGGAGAACTTCTTCAACTCCAACGCCGAGATGTTCTCCAAGATGCAGGCCGGCGGCGCCAGCCAGTACGACGTGGTGATGCCGTCGAACTACTTCATCCCCCGGCTCGTCGACAGCGGCCTGATCCAGCCGCTGGACCATTCGCAGATCCCCAACATGGACAATCTGTCGCCGAAGTTCCGGGACCCGAGCTACGACCCGGGCAACGAGTACTCGGCGGCCTACCAGTGGGGCACCACCGGCATCGTCTACCGCACGGACACCATCCCGGACGCCCCGGAGAGCTGGTCGATCCTGTTCGATCCCGAGCTCAACCCGAACCAGCCGTTCGCGCTGATGGGCGGCGAGGGCAATCCGACCGTGGCCTCCGCCTGCGCCTACCTCGGCCACGGCTACCGCTGCACCGACCGTGAGCAGTGGACCGAGGCCGCGCGGCTGCTGCTGGAGACCAAGCGGCGGGACAACTTCTCCGGCTTCGAGGACGGCACCCCGCAGCTGCAGCAGATCGCCCGCGGCGTCATCCACGCCGGCATGACCTACAACGGCGACTACGTCTACTACCGCAGCGAGGATCCGGAGGCCTACGCCAACACGTCCTACATCATCCCCGAGGAGGGCGCGGAGATCTGGGTGGACAATATGGTGATCCCCTCGGAGGCGCCCAACCCGGAGCTCGCGCACACCTTCATCAACTACATCCTGGATGCCGAGATCGGTGCCCAGCTGTCGAACTGGACCTACTACAGCTCGCCCAACCGGGCGGCGCTGCCCATGCTGGAGCCGCTGCTGCAGGAGCCGCCGTCCACGCCCACCGAGGAGGAGATGGCCCGGCTCGAGTTCATCCCGATCCTGCAGGGGGAGGATCTGCGGGTCTTCCAGCAGATCTGGTCCGAGGTGCTCTCGCGCTGA
- a CDS encoding ABC transporter permease produces the protein MRRGRLQRGLRGFWYAVLVFLYAPLAVVVFFSFNSANSSASFAGFSLRWYGRLFGNEQITSAAWNSLVLAVTSSLIATALGAVLGYGMYRHRHLKLGWLIWLVYLPIVMPDIVFGISEMTFFVTVNDFIGLFGPGLGTMIIAHVTFQIPFVALLVYSRLVGLDASLFEAVQDLYASPAQRAWYFILPTVRPALVAGFFLAFTLSIDDFVISFFTAGPESATLPIFIWSAIKKGVTPEINAVSTLMILAVFAAALMVLAAQRVKPGSSR, from the coding sequence GTGAGGCGCGGGCGGCTGCAGCGGGGCCTGCGGGGGTTCTGGTACGCGGTGCTGGTCTTCCTGTACGCCCCGCTCGCCGTGGTGGTGTTCTTCTCCTTCAACTCGGCGAACAGCTCGGCCTCCTTCGCCGGCTTCTCGCTGCGCTGGTACGGGCGGCTGTTCGGCAACGAGCAGATCACCAGCGCGGCCTGGAACAGCCTTGTGCTGGCGGTGACCTCCTCGCTCATCGCCACGGCGCTGGGCGCGGTGCTGGGTTACGGCATGTACCGCCACCGCCATCTGAAGCTCGGCTGGCTGATCTGGCTGGTGTATCTGCCGATCGTGATGCCGGACATCGTCTTCGGCATCTCCGAGATGACGTTCTTCGTGACGGTGAACGACTTCATCGGCCTGTTCGGCCCCGGCCTCGGCACGATGATCATCGCCCACGTCACCTTCCAGATCCCGTTCGTGGCGCTGCTGGTCTACTCGCGCCTGGTGGGGCTCGATGCCAGCCTGTTCGAGGCGGTGCAGGACCTCTACGCCTCGCCCGCGCAACGGGCCTGGTATTTCATCCTGCCCACCGTGCGTCCGGCGCTGGTGGCGGGGTTCTTCCTCGCCTTCACCCTGTCCATCGACGACTTCGTGATCAGCTTCTTCACCGCCGGCCCGGAGAGCGCGACGCTGCCGATCTTCATCTGGAGCGCCATCAAGAAGGGCGTGACCCCGGAGATCAACGCCGTCTCCACGCTCATGATCCTGGCGGTATTCGCCGCTGCGCTCATGGTGCTCGCCGCCCAGCGCGTGAAACCCGGTTCTTCCCGATGA